One region of Arthrobacter sp. StoSoilB22 genomic DNA includes:
- a CDS encoding NtaA/DmoA family FMN-dependent monooxygenase (This protein belongs to a clade of FMN-dependent monooxygenases, within a broader family of flavin-dependent oxidoreductases, the luciferase-like monooxygenase (LMM) family, some of whose members use coenzyme F420 rather than FMN.) → MTRDIFQPSGQIQFGIFFQGVNSGTIWKAPQAGSQTDFESFRHIAQTAERGKFAAFFLGEGLRLREHLGRPHALDVVGRPDAQTMLAALAAVTKNIGLVATQNTTYNDPADLAHRLQSLDLISGGRAAWNIVTTDNAWTGANFRRGGYLDHADRYKHAEAFVETAKRIWDSWETPTGPARPVLHEGQHYTVDVTPRLPRSAQYRPVLFQAGDSPDGRDFAARQADVIFSAHPKFDDAVEFRRDIVARSIAAGRGANAVQIMPASEFILGATDQEAQEKKAWVRSLQIGPQQAIAYLEQFWGRELSSYDPDGSLPEIDPVVEETSETRGSGFHGAKARQLADQWRAEAKDKGLSIRQFVTSKTARIDATFTGSYTTVADHLAEYARVGAVDGFNISPWLIPTGLDEIVNHLVPELQERGVYPTEYRGTTLRENLGLETPVRSEEPAHA, encoded by the coding sequence ATGACACGCGACATTTTCCAGCCAAGCGGGCAGATCCAGTTCGGGATCTTCTTCCAAGGCGTCAACTCCGGGACCATCTGGAAGGCGCCCCAAGCGGGTTCGCAGACGGACTTCGAATCCTTCCGCCACATCGCCCAAACTGCCGAGCGCGGTAAGTTTGCCGCCTTCTTCCTGGGCGAAGGGCTGCGCCTGCGCGAACACCTCGGCCGCCCCCATGCCCTCGATGTGGTGGGCCGGCCTGACGCTCAGACCATGCTTGCCGCGCTCGCCGCAGTGACCAAGAACATCGGCCTTGTGGCGACGCAGAACACCACGTACAACGACCCCGCTGACCTGGCACACCGCTTGCAGTCCTTGGACCTGATCTCCGGGGGCCGGGCCGCGTGGAACATCGTCACCACGGACAATGCTTGGACCGGTGCGAACTTCCGCCGCGGTGGCTATCTGGACCACGCCGACCGCTACAAGCATGCCGAAGCGTTCGTGGAGACCGCCAAGAGGATCTGGGACTCGTGGGAAACCCCCACCGGACCCGCCCGGCCAGTCCTTCACGAAGGCCAGCACTACACCGTTGATGTGACCCCGCGCCTGCCGCGCAGCGCCCAGTACCGCCCCGTGCTCTTCCAAGCCGGCGATTCCCCGGACGGGCGTGACTTCGCAGCCCGCCAAGCCGACGTGATCTTCTCCGCCCATCCCAAGTTCGATGACGCCGTGGAGTTCCGCCGGGACATCGTGGCACGTTCCATCGCCGCGGGCCGCGGTGCCAACGCCGTGCAGATCATGCCTGCCAGTGAATTCATCCTGGGTGCCACCGATCAGGAAGCGCAGGAGAAGAAGGCATGGGTACGGAGCCTGCAGATCGGACCGCAGCAGGCCATCGCCTACCTGGAACAGTTCTGGGGGCGGGAGCTCTCCTCCTACGATCCCGATGGTTCACTGCCCGAGATTGACCCCGTGGTGGAGGAAACCTCTGAGACGCGCGGCAGCGGCTTCCACGGCGCCAAGGCCCGTCAGCTTGCGGATCAGTGGAGGGCCGAAGCCAAAGACAAGGGCCTGTCCATCCGCCAGTTCGTCACCTCCAAGACGGCACGCATCGACGCCACGTTCACCGGCTCCTACACCACGGTGGCGGACCACCTCGCCGAGTATGCCCGGGTTGGGGCGGTGGATGGCTTCAACATCTCACCATGGCTCATTCCCACAGGCTTGGACGAGATCGTGAACCACTTGGTGCCAGAACTCCAGGAACGCGGCGTCTACCCCACGGAATACCGCGGCACCACGCTCCGGGAAAACCTGGGCCTGGAGACGCCGGTGCGGTCCGAAGAGCCGGCGCACGCCTGA
- a CDS encoding LLM class flavin-dependent oxidoreductase, translated as MSTFEERKAGFLAIELDGAGYQNLATAVLAAESAGFHAATFKDTPEAGRTNALQRAAFAGPVTRTIAVVPEVDTVYTEPFHVSTQLASLDYVSGGRAGWIATAAVSPEAAAAVGRSFVEGDALAQEAAASIEVSRRLWDSWEDDAVIRDVATGRYIDVDKLHYADFETPADFAGTAYSVKGPSIIPRPLQGQLPVLAAVSLVGEGLVPVDAVDAVLVSAPTPELLAAEVRDARARLGSSVAIIAELDVLLDSRGQAAASRVVTSHDSGIARFVGTAAVLTELLAPLLQEADGVRLHPAVLDVELEELSRLVLPELRRRGLLRAPIQDGTFRDVLGLAPAENRYSTTAAAPVAAGK; from the coding sequence GTGAGTACCTTCGAAGAACGCAAGGCCGGGTTCCTGGCCATTGAACTCGACGGCGCCGGGTACCAGAACCTCGCCACCGCCGTCCTCGCAGCCGAGTCCGCTGGTTTCCATGCGGCAACCTTCAAGGACACGCCGGAAGCCGGACGGACCAACGCCCTGCAGCGCGCCGCCTTTGCCGGGCCGGTCACCCGGACCATCGCTGTGGTCCCTGAGGTGGACACCGTCTACACGGAGCCTTTCCACGTTTCTACGCAACTGGCCAGCCTGGACTACGTGTCCGGCGGCCGGGCTGGCTGGATCGCTACCGCAGCGGTGTCACCCGAGGCCGCAGCCGCCGTCGGACGTTCGTTTGTTGAGGGCGACGCGCTGGCGCAAGAGGCTGCCGCGTCCATCGAGGTGAGCCGCCGTTTGTGGGATTCCTGGGAGGATGACGCCGTGATCCGCGACGTCGCCACCGGGCGGTACATCGACGTGGACAAGCTGCACTACGCGGACTTCGAAACGCCCGCTGACTTTGCCGGCACCGCCTATTCGGTGAAGGGACCATCCATCATTCCAAGGCCCCTCCAAGGGCAGCTGCCGGTGCTCGCCGCGGTGTCGCTGGTGGGCGAGGGCCTGGTTCCGGTAGACGCCGTGGACGCCGTGCTCGTTTCCGCTCCGACCCCGGAGCTGCTGGCTGCCGAGGTCCGCGACGCGAGGGCCCGGCTTGGTTCTTCGGTGGCGATTATTGCCGAGCTCGACGTCCTTCTTGACTCGCGTGGACAGGCTGCGGCTTCCCGCGTCGTGACGTCCCACGACAGCGGCATCGCGCGGTTTGTCGGCACGGCAGCGGTCCTCACCGAGCTCCTCGCCCCACTGCTCCAGGAAGCCGACGGCGTTCGGCTCCATCCGGCCGTCCTTGACGTGGAGCTGGAGGAACTGTCCAGGCTGGTCCTCCCGGAGCTGCGTCGCCGCGGCTTGTTGCGGGCACCGATCCAGGACGGCACCTTCCGCGACGTCCTCGGACTGGCTCCGGCAGAGAACCGCTATTCGACCACTGCCGCGGCTCCTGTTGCCGCCGGAAAGTAG
- a CDS encoding DUF1684 domain-containing protein, protein MSTHTETALESFDEEWQEWHAAHERQRAHPHGFLAVTHLHWLGSEATRLEGAPGTWSADDDVVRVVLEPGESLQLDGVELSTGEPLEFGPIEERGGINLVSGGTVIEVAKRGGEYIVRPRNPDNQLLQDYQGTPAYTPNAAYAVAGTFVPFEAPRPTTVGAAVEGIQHVYEAPGEIRFKLAGEELALTAFNGHAPGSLSVLFTDQTSGKTTYAANRSLSVVPAPDGSVQLDFNRAVNLPCAYTDLATCPLPPAENRLPVAIEAGEKIPYERQDQK, encoded by the coding sequence ATGTCTACGCATACTGAAACAGCACTCGAATCCTTTGACGAGGAATGGCAGGAGTGGCACGCCGCCCACGAACGCCAGCGCGCCCACCCGCACGGCTTCCTCGCGGTCACCCACCTGCACTGGCTCGGCAGCGAGGCGACCCGCCTGGAAGGCGCGCCGGGAACCTGGAGTGCGGATGACGACGTCGTGCGCGTTGTCCTGGAACCGGGCGAAAGCCTGCAGCTGGACGGCGTGGAACTCAGCACCGGAGAGCCGCTGGAATTCGGTCCCATCGAGGAACGCGGCGGGATCAACCTGGTCTCCGGCGGCACCGTGATTGAGGTGGCCAAGCGGGGCGGCGAGTACATCGTCCGGCCGCGAAACCCGGACAATCAACTCTTGCAGGACTACCAGGGGACGCCCGCCTACACACCCAACGCGGCATATGCCGTGGCTGGAACTTTTGTCCCGTTTGAAGCGCCGCGCCCCACCACGGTGGGTGCCGCCGTCGAAGGTATCCAGCACGTCTACGAAGCCCCGGGCGAGATCCGTTTCAAGCTGGCCGGTGAGGAATTGGCGCTGACGGCATTCAACGGGCACGCACCGGGCTCGTTGTCCGTGCTGTTCACCGACCAGACCTCCGGCAAAACCACCTACGCAGCCAACCGCTCGCTGTCCGTGGTTCCCGCCCCTGATGGCTCCGTGCAGCTCGACTTCAACCGGGCCGTGAACCTGCCGTGCGCCTACACAGACCTCGCCACCTGCCCTTTGCCGCCAGCTGAAAACCGGCTCCCGGTGGCGATCGAAGCCGGCGAAAAGATCCCCTACGAACGTCAGGACCAGAAGTGA
- a CDS encoding LLM class flavin-dependent oxidoreductase — translation MKFQVLDIIPHLKNPVTGEIVSTADRLNQVVESAKRAEELGFDSFSVGERHAGEFVSSSPTTVLAAIAAVTNRIRLQTGVTVLSVLDPVRVAEDYATIDQLSRGRLELVIGKGNEVLQYPLFGLSLDDQWDLLAEKYALLRTLWRKESVTWSGRFRPALTEPTTTTPRPFAGSPRIWHGSATTLTSAALAAKWGDPLFTANAIQPRENYKVLIDHYREEYERHGHDPRHQYLGSGSGAGGVFIADTTQEAIRQYGPVYEGLTASRNVPGNNSPFRDIQHAVAEGPALVGSPEQVIDKILSYHSLYAHDLQSISLPTTLPFEQQLEILERFALEVIPAVRAAAPTTLWEAEDPFGGRPEFAGATEPDAAATVTADHAFNRSDNAHVYAY, via the coding sequence ATGAAGTTCCAAGTCCTGGACATCATTCCCCACCTGAAGAACCCGGTGACGGGGGAGATCGTCTCAACCGCTGACCGCTTGAACCAGGTTGTTGAGTCGGCGAAACGGGCCGAGGAACTGGGTTTCGACAGTTTCTCCGTGGGGGAACGCCACGCCGGTGAGTTTGTCTCGTCCTCCCCGACGACGGTCCTCGCCGCGATCGCCGCCGTCACCAACCGCATCCGCCTCCAAACGGGCGTCACAGTGCTCTCCGTACTGGACCCCGTACGTGTGGCGGAGGACTATGCCACCATCGACCAATTGAGCCGTGGCCGCTTGGAACTGGTGATCGGCAAAGGCAACGAGGTTCTTCAGTACCCGTTGTTTGGCCTGTCCCTGGATGACCAGTGGGACCTGCTCGCTGAGAAGTACGCGCTGCTGCGCACGCTGTGGCGCAAGGAAAGCGTCACCTGGTCCGGCCGCTTCAGGCCCGCGCTCACCGAGCCAACGACGACGACGCCACGCCCCTTCGCGGGGTCGCCCCGGATTTGGCACGGCTCGGCTACAACCCTGACGTCCGCTGCGCTCGCCGCCAAGTGGGGAGACCCGTTGTTCACGGCCAACGCGATCCAGCCCCGCGAGAACTACAAGGTCCTGATCGACCACTACCGCGAAGAGTACGAGCGTCACGGCCATGATCCCCGGCACCAGTACCTTGGCTCGGGGAGCGGCGCCGGCGGTGTCTTCATCGCGGACACCACGCAGGAAGCCATCCGCCAGTACGGCCCGGTCTATGAAGGACTCACCGCCAGCCGTAACGTCCCCGGCAACAACTCACCCTTCCGCGACATCCAGCACGCCGTGGCAGAGGGGCCCGCCCTGGTAGGCAGCCCGGAGCAGGTCATCGACAAGATCCTCAGCTACCACTCGTTGTACGCCCACGATCTCCAGTCGATCTCCTTGCCCACTACACTGCCCTTCGAGCAGCAGCTGGAGATCCTGGAACGTTTCGCCCTGGAGGTCATCCCGGCCGTCCGTGCCGCGGCACCCACCACGCTGTGGGAGGCCGAAGATCCGTTCGGTGGCCGACCCGAATTTGCCGGGGCCACCGAGCCGGACGCAGCAGCAACCGTCACAGCCGACCATGCCTTCAACAGGAGCGATAACGCACATGTCTACGCATACTGA
- a CDS encoding ABC transporter substrate-binding protein: MLRTTSSTKKHKILALAVLPAVVLPVLAGCSDPGASAAQPESEAAKNGIVYNTSVDQNRIRGEKDAAAAATVPAAIAKDGKLTVATTAGSIPLSFHATDDKTPIGVEVDIAQLVADKLGLELDLQVTSWENWPLKTQSGDFEAVFSNVGINAARVKLFDFSTYRAAYMGFEAKKSSTYDIKGSDDISGLKISVGSGTNQEKILLAWNKELEAKGKAPATLQYYSSDADTILALSSGRTDLNLAPYPSVTYRENTRDDLKVVGKVNAGWPAETLVAATTLKGNGLAPAITDALNSTVKDGSYGKVLERWGLSEEAIPESKTVTEATFGTGK; the protein is encoded by the coding sequence ATGCTTCGCACCACCAGCTCCACCAAGAAACACAAGATCCTGGCACTCGCTGTACTTCCCGCCGTCGTGCTTCCCGTGCTGGCCGGGTGCTCCGATCCTGGAGCGTCGGCAGCCCAGCCGGAGTCCGAAGCTGCCAAGAACGGGATTGTTTACAACACGTCCGTGGATCAGAACCGGATCCGCGGCGAGAAAGACGCGGCCGCAGCCGCCACTGTTCCTGCGGCCATCGCCAAGGACGGCAAGCTGACGGTAGCCACCACCGCGGGTTCCATCCCGCTGTCCTTCCATGCCACGGACGACAAGACTCCGATCGGCGTTGAGGTGGACATTGCCCAACTTGTGGCGGACAAGCTCGGGCTGGAACTGGACCTTCAAGTGACGTCCTGGGAGAACTGGCCGCTCAAGACACAGTCCGGTGATTTTGAAGCCGTTTTCTCCAACGTGGGCATCAACGCAGCTCGAGTGAAGCTGTTTGATTTCTCCACCTACCGGGCGGCGTACATGGGCTTCGAAGCGAAGAAGAGCTCCACGTACGACATCAAGGGCTCGGATGACATTTCCGGACTGAAGATCTCCGTGGGCTCCGGCACCAACCAGGAGAAGATCCTGTTGGCCTGGAACAAGGAGCTCGAAGCCAAGGGCAAGGCACCGGCCACCTTGCAGTACTACTCCTCCGACGCCGACACCATCCTGGCGCTGTCCTCGGGCCGCACCGACCTGAACCTGGCACCGTACCCGTCGGTGACCTACCGCGAGAACACCCGTGATGACCTCAAAGTTGTGGGCAAGGTCAACGCCGGCTGGCCCGCGGAAACACTCGTTGCCGCCACCACCCTCAAGGGCAACGGTCTGGCTCCGGCCATCACGGACGCCCTGAACTCCACCGTCAAGGACGGCTCCTACGGCAAGGTCCTGGAGCGCTGGGGCCTCTCCGAGGAAGCCATCCCCGAATCCAAGACAGTCACCGAAGCTACTTTTGGTACGGGCAAATGA
- a CDS encoding amino acid ABC transporter ATP-binding protein — translation MSIIAARKESATAAKVAEEKQAAASAASAEGTTAAQPATVNRAATRGQVDITNVRKSFGATEVLKGVSLSVPPGGVAVIVGPSGSGKSTLLRTINHLEKVDGGYITIDGELVGYEVRGNKLHELREKDILKQRTHIGMVFQSFNLFPHLTALENVIEAPIVAQKRSKAEARKRGLELLDRVGLKDRADAYPRQLSGGQQQRVAIARALALDPKILLFDEPTSALDPELVNEVLDVIRELAKSGTTLIVVTHEMGFARDVADTVVFMDQGQIVESGTPQDIFANPREERTRSFFSKVIEPAFNI, via the coding sequence ATGAGCATTATTGCTGCACGCAAAGAATCCGCAACGGCGGCAAAGGTCGCAGAGGAAAAGCAGGCTGCCGCTTCGGCCGCTTCTGCTGAAGGCACGACGGCGGCCCAGCCCGCCACGGTGAACAGGGCAGCAACCCGCGGGCAGGTGGACATCACGAATGTCCGGAAGTCCTTTGGCGCCACCGAGGTTCTCAAGGGTGTTTCCTTATCCGTCCCGCCGGGTGGTGTGGCCGTGATTGTTGGCCCGTCAGGCTCCGGCAAGTCCACCCTGCTGCGCACCATCAACCACTTGGAAAAAGTCGACGGCGGTTACATCACCATCGACGGCGAACTGGTGGGCTACGAGGTCCGCGGCAACAAGCTCCACGAGCTGCGTGAAAAGGACATCCTCAAGCAGCGCACCCACATTGGCATGGTGTTCCAGAGTTTCAACCTGTTTCCGCACCTCACGGCGCTGGAGAACGTGATCGAGGCGCCGATTGTGGCCCAGAAGCGTTCCAAGGCCGAGGCCCGGAAGCGCGGCTTGGAACTCCTGGACCGCGTGGGTCTGAAGGATCGCGCTGATGCGTACCCCCGCCAGCTTTCCGGCGGCCAGCAGCAGCGAGTCGCGATTGCCCGGGCTCTTGCATTGGACCCCAAGATTCTCCTGTTTGATGAGCCCACGTCCGCGCTGGACCCTGAGCTCGTCAACGAGGTTCTGGACGTTATCCGCGAACTCGCCAAGTCCGGCACCACGCTGATTGTGGTGACCCATGAGATGGGTTTCGCCCGGGATGTGGCGGACACCGTGGTGTTCATGGACCAGGGCCAGATTGTGGAGTCCGGCACACCGCAGGACATCTTCGCCAACCCCCGCGAGGAACGCACCCGCAGCTTCTTCTCCAAAGTCATCGAACCAGCTTTCAACATCTAG
- a CDS encoding amino acid ABC transporter permease: MSAIAPPATAETAPPTPDYSDYQLVPARHPWRWVGTVLVAAGVAAIAWSLVTNPRWEWGVVAEWFTAQSVVNGLIETLKLTAISGVLGFVLGFILALMRLSASPLLVSVSWTFSWIFRSTPLLVQLLLWYNLGYLYEKISLGIPFTDVRFFEAQTTTLISQFAAAVLGLTLNQAAYSAEIIRGGILSVDQGQLEAASALGIPAWKRSTRIVLPQAMRAILPNAFNEIIGLVKGTSIVYVLAYSELFYTVQVIYNRTQQVLPLLLVATLWYVVITSVLSVFQYYIERHFSKGALRTLPLTPLQKARKFFTTHVAASPTKDAR; the protein is encoded by the coding sequence ATGAGTGCAATCGCACCGCCTGCCACGGCGGAAACTGCACCGCCCACCCCGGATTACTCCGACTACCAGCTGGTACCCGCCCGGCATCCCTGGCGTTGGGTGGGCACCGTGCTGGTGGCTGCCGGCGTCGCAGCCATCGCGTGGTCGCTGGTCACCAACCCGCGCTGGGAGTGGGGAGTGGTGGCCGAATGGTTCACCGCGCAGTCCGTGGTCAATGGACTGATCGAAACCCTCAAGCTCACGGCCATTTCCGGCGTCCTGGGTTTCGTCCTCGGATTCATTCTGGCCCTCATGCGCTTGTCCGCCTCACCGCTGCTGGTCTCGGTGTCATGGACGTTCTCCTGGATTTTCCGCTCCACTCCACTGTTGGTCCAGCTCCTGCTCTGGTACAACCTGGGCTACCTCTACGAGAAGATCAGCCTGGGCATCCCCTTCACGGACGTCCGCTTCTTCGAGGCCCAGACCACCACGCTCATCAGCCAGTTCGCCGCAGCTGTCCTGGGACTCACGCTGAACCAGGCGGCCTACTCTGCCGAAATCATCCGTGGTGGCATCCTCTCCGTGGACCAGGGCCAGCTCGAAGCTGCCTCAGCCTTGGGCATCCCGGCGTGGAAGCGTTCCACCAGGATCGTGCTTCCCCAGGCGATGCGCGCCATCCTGCCCAACGCGTTCAACGAGATCATCGGCCTGGTCAAGGGAACGTCGATCGTTTACGTACTGGCCTACTCGGAGCTCTTCTACACGGTGCAGGTCATCTACAACCGGACCCAGCAAGTGCTTCCGCTGCTGCTGGTGGCCACGCTCTGGTACGTGGTGATCACCTCGGTGCTGAGCGTTTTCCAGTACTACATCGAACGCCACTTCTCCAAGGGCGCCCTGCGGACCCTTCCGCTCACTCCCTTGCAGAAGGCCCGTAAGTTCTTCACCACCCACGTTGCTGCCTCTCCCACGAAGGACGCCCGATGA
- a CDS encoding FAD/NAD(P)-binding protein, with the protein MPSRVPAIAFIGGGPRTAGVLERLAANRPELFDRPLHIHVIDPHEPGSGRIWRYDQDPGLLLNSTAADVTMFTDASVACDGPSVDGPGLSTWAAGVLDGTIRDVPALEPHLLDQLRLLTPSSFPTRQLQSKYLEWFFRRAVSNLGPEVTVTVHRDTATGVERFSDGQAASGPHHDGAHRVRLASGDEVVADVVVYALGHTDSLTDPESARHSEFAARHGGFHAPPSYTTDVDYSTIEAGQDVIVSGMGLAFVDLLVLLFEGRGGRFEERPDGELDYVPSGAEPRVWAGSRRGVPYHSKISSALRGEPVSRPRYFTDEAIDALLATHQELDFRTHLWPLIAKDAGYAYYRELFTGYPSRVLGTWADFESRLDAVDWYSAAREELAAYSVPDPALRLDLEKLDHPLSGCAFADHETVQRSVAAYIQNDLNLRTSPDHSETLALFTALLYVYMDLGRLVPQDRLNARSQQTIHGWWHGFFSFVDSGPPAHRLREMLALHRAGLLKFLGPGMWVRADESVGRFVAGTFQSPVVVDASAYIEARLPSASVERSANPALADLHHSGWGTEQRLLTSEGAHSTGKLLVSGNHQVLSPVGTPQEGLFAVGPWTSGWGAGAFARPNTNAAPFRENDALARRILSTVAATHPTESQLSAF; encoded by the coding sequence ATGCCGTCACGAGTACCCGCCATCGCCTTCATCGGCGGCGGCCCACGCACTGCCGGTGTCCTGGAACGGCTAGCTGCAAACCGTCCCGAACTGTTCGACCGTCCCCTGCACATCCATGTGATCGACCCCCATGAACCGGGTTCCGGGAGGATCTGGCGCTATGACCAGGATCCCGGGCTGCTGCTGAACTCCACGGCTGCGGATGTCACCATGTTCACCGATGCCTCGGTGGCCTGCGATGGGCCTTCCGTTGACGGGCCCGGGCTTTCCACCTGGGCGGCAGGCGTGCTGGATGGCACCATCCGCGATGTTCCGGCGCTGGAGCCGCACCTGCTGGACCAGCTCCGCTTGCTAACCCCTTCGTCCTTTCCTACCCGGCAACTGCAGAGCAAGTACCTTGAGTGGTTCTTCCGCCGGGCCGTGAGCAATCTTGGCCCCGAGGTCACGGTGACCGTCCACCGCGACACAGCCACCGGCGTCGAGCGCTTCTCGGACGGCCAGGCTGCTTCCGGCCCGCACCACGACGGTGCGCACCGTGTGCGGCTGGCTTCCGGCGACGAGGTGGTTGCCGACGTCGTGGTTTACGCGCTGGGCCACACCGATTCCCTGACGGATCCCGAATCTGCCCGCCACAGCGAGTTCGCTGCCCGGCACGGCGGGTTCCATGCGCCGCCGTCGTACACCACGGACGTGGACTACTCCACGATTGAAGCCGGGCAGGACGTGATCGTCTCCGGCATGGGACTCGCCTTCGTGGACCTGCTGGTGCTGTTGTTTGAGGGCCGTGGCGGCCGCTTTGAAGAAAGGCCCGACGGCGAGCTGGACTATGTGCCCTCCGGTGCCGAGCCGCGGGTCTGGGCAGGGTCACGACGCGGTGTGCCGTACCACTCCAAGATCTCCTCCGCTCTGCGCGGGGAGCCGGTATCCCGTCCGCGATACTTCACCGACGAGGCCATTGACGCTTTGCTGGCCACGCATCAGGAACTCGATTTCCGCACCCACCTGTGGCCGTTGATCGCCAAGGACGCCGGTTATGCGTACTACCGCGAGCTGTTCACAGGCTATCCCTCGCGGGTGCTGGGAACGTGGGCCGACTTTGAGTCGCGCCTCGACGCCGTTGATTGGTACAGCGCTGCCAGGGAAGAGCTGGCGGCCTACTCCGTGCCTGACCCTGCACTGCGCCTGGACCTCGAAAAGCTGGACCACCCCCTGAGCGGCTGCGCTTTCGCCGATCATGAAACCGTCCAGCGCTCCGTGGCCGCCTACATCCAGAACGACCTGAACCTCAGGACCAGCCCGGATCACTCCGAAACCCTCGCACTGTTCACGGCGCTGTTGTACGTGTACATGGACTTGGGGCGTTTGGTTCCGCAAGACCGGCTCAACGCGCGCTCCCAGCAGACCATCCACGGTTGGTGGCACGGCTTCTTCAGTTTCGTGGACTCGGGCCCGCCCGCGCACCGGCTCCGCGAAATGCTCGCGCTACACAGGGCCGGGCTCTTGAAGTTCCTGGGCCCCGGCATGTGGGTCCGCGCCGACGAATCCGTTGGCAGGTTCGTTGCCGGGACGTTCCAGTCGCCCGTGGTGGTGGATGCTTCTGCATACATTGAGGCTCGGCTGCCTTCCGCGTCCGTAGAACGTTCAGCGAATCCCGCCTTGGCTGACCTGCACCACTCCGGATGGGGTACTGAGCAAAGGCTCCTCACCTCCGAGGGCGCCCACTCCACAGGCAAGCTCCTGGTCTCCGGGAATCACCAGGTCCTGTCCCCTGTTGGAACTCCACAGGAGGGTTTGTTCGCGGTGGGACCGTGGACGTCCGGTTGGGGTGCGGGGGCGTTTGCCCGTCCCAACACCAACGCAGCACCCTTCAGGGAAAACGACGCCCTGGCACGCCGCATCCTCTCCACGGTTGCCGCCACCCACCCAACTGAGTCGCAGTTGAGCGCGTTTTGA
- a CDS encoding GNAT family N-acetyltransferase, with amino-acid sequence MTTTPTLPTSGLTVLSLPMRDPRVRPLLDELAVEYNTRYGDLFSSEGAAEELNRYPAEEFAAPHGALIIIQENGESVAGGAFRRYDSHTAELKRIWTHSAHRRRGLARLVLTELENEARRRGYRKLYLTTGPRQPEAKNLYLATGYKALFDLAADPEEIKHLAFSKDLAEQG; translated from the coding sequence ATGACCACCACGCCCACCCTGCCGACGTCAGGCCTGACCGTCCTCAGCCTGCCCATGCGCGACCCCCGGGTACGCCCGCTCCTGGACGAGCTCGCCGTCGAATACAACACCCGCTACGGGGACCTGTTCAGCAGCGAAGGAGCGGCCGAGGAACTGAACCGCTACCCGGCAGAAGAGTTCGCCGCCCCGCACGGCGCCCTGATCATCATTCAGGAAAACGGCGAGTCCGTGGCTGGCGGCGCGTTCCGCCGCTACGACTCCCACACCGCCGAACTGAAACGGATCTGGACGCACTCAGCCCATCGCCGTCGCGGTTTGGCACGGCTGGTGCTGACCGAACTGGAAAATGAGGCTCGACGCCGGGGCTACCGAAAGCTCTACCTCACCACCGGGCCGCGACAGCCGGAGGCCAAAAACCTCTACCTCGCCACCGGCTACAAAGCACTGTTCGATCTCGCCGCAGACCCCGAGGAAATCAAGCATTTGGCCTTCAGCAAGGATCTTGCCGAGCAGGGCTAA